The Prionailurus viverrinus isolate Anna chromosome B4, UM_Priviv_1.0, whole genome shotgun sequence genome has a window encoding:
- the MED21 gene encoding mediator of RNA polymerase II transcription subunit 21 isoform X1, producing MADRLTQLQDAVNSLADQFCNAIGVLQQCGPPASFSNIQTAINKDQPANPTEEYAQLFAALIARTAKDIDVLIDSLPSEESTAALQAASLYKLEEENHEAATCLEDVVYRGDMLLEKIQSALADIAQSQLKTRSGTHSQSLPDS from the exons ATGGCGGATCGCCTCACACAGCTGCAGGACGCGGTGAACTCG CTTGCAGATCAGTTTTGTAATGCCATTGGAGTGTTGCAGCAGTGTGGCCCTCCTGCCTCTTTTAGTAATATTCAGACAGCAATTAACAAAGATCAGCCAGCTAATCCTACAGAAG AATATGCCCAGCTTTTTGCGGCACTGATTGCACGAACAGCAAAAGACATTGATGTTTTGATAGATTCATTACCCAGTGAAGAATCTACAGCTGCATTACAG GCTGCTAGCTTGTATAAGCTGGAAGAAGAAAACCACGAAGCTGCTACATGTCTGGAGGATGTTGTTTATCGAGGGGACATGCTTCTGGAAAAGATACAAAGTGCACTTGCTGATATTGCGCAGTCACAGCTGAAGACAAGGAGTGGTACCCATAGCCAGTCTCTTCCAGACTCATAG
- the MED21 gene encoding mediator of RNA polymerase II transcription subunit 21 isoform X2, giving the protein MADRLTQLQDAVNSLADQFCNAIGVLQQCGPPASFSNIQTAINKDQPANPTEVISFFRICPAFCGTDCTNSKRH; this is encoded by the exons ATGGCGGATCGCCTCACACAGCTGCAGGACGCGGTGAACTCG CTTGCAGATCAGTTTTGTAATGCCATTGGAGTGTTGCAGCAGTGTGGCCCTCCTGCCTCTTTTAGTAATATTCAGACAGCAATTAACAAAGATCAGCCAGCTAATCCTACAGAAG TAATATCTTTCTTTAGAATATGCCCAGCTTTTTGCGGCACTGATTGCACGAACAGCAAAAGACATTGA